A stretch of Paenibacillus sp. URB8-2 DNA encodes these proteins:
- a CDS encoding MarR family winged helix-turn-helix transcriptional regulator has protein sequence MHDNRHTAEVYHSFFSVARQLKRLAHQSAAEVGLTVHQLDILRLIRKVPGLTQKEVTERLRVPKSRVSLHIDALVEKELAVRETSPQDRRETLLRSTSAGEELCERYDREDQSRLALDQALRQFSAEEIGSLLDMHQRLLDKL, from the coding sequence ATGCACGATAATCGTCATACCGCCGAGGTCTATCATTCCTTTTTTTCCGTTGCCAGGCAGCTCAAAAGGCTCGCCCACCAAAGCGCCGCCGAAGTCGGTCTGACGGTCCATCAGCTCGATATTCTGCGGTTGATCCGCAAGGTTCCGGGGCTTACCCAGAAGGAAGTAACCGAGCGGCTCCGGGTGCCCAAGAGCAGAGTCAGCTTGCATATTGACGCCCTCGTTGAAAAAGAGCTTGCCGTACGTGAAACCTCTCCGCAGGATCGCAGGGAAACGCTGCTCCGCTCGACTTCGGCTGGTGAAGAGCTGTGCGAACGGTACGACAGGGAAGATCAATCGCGCCTGGCGCTTGACCAAGCTTTACGGCAGTTCTCGGCGGAAGAGATCGGGAGTCTGCTGGATATGCATCAACGGCTGCTGGATAAGCTGTAA
- a CDS encoding aminoglycoside adenylyltransferase domain-containing protein yields MDTRHALDRLVQLFKEEMTDNLAGIYLHGSLAMGCFNPAESDIDLLVVAYEKLSVETNKRIAKRLLALHDELPNRRGIELSIILKSCLSDFVYPTPFEFHYSDYHREKYRADENYICGGFEDADLAAHFTVTYHRGVALYGKPVREAFAPVGRQYYLDSILSDIESAPHNIVHSPVYYTLNLCRVLFFLQEGAVASKKEGGEWGSLNLPLQYRDTVRMALNEYAGNPSAAKPEAEALTDFAQYMMNAIGRLAEHEC; encoded by the coding sequence TTGGATACCCGGCATGCTTTGGATCGACTCGTACAATTATTCAAAGAGGAAATGACGGATAATCTGGCCGGTATTTATTTGCATGGTTCACTTGCCATGGGATGCTTTAACCCCGCCGAGAGCGATATCGATCTGCTGGTAGTCGCTTATGAGAAACTGTCTGTGGAAACGAACAAGCGGATAGCCAAAAGGCTGCTTGCGCTTCACGATGAGCTTCCGAATCGGCGCGGCATAGAGCTGAGCATTATTCTGAAGTCCTGTCTCAGCGATTTTGTCTATCCGACGCCTTTTGAGTTTCACTACTCCGATTATCACCGTGAAAAATACCGCGCGGACGAAAATTATATTTGCGGGGGGTTTGAGGATGCGGACCTCGCGGCGCATTTTACCGTTACTTATCACCGGGGGGTTGCCCTATACGGAAAGCCGGTCAGGGAGGCCTTTGCTCCGGTCGGCAGGCAGTACTATCTTGATTCCATTCTCTCCGATATCGAGAGCGCGCCTCACAATATTGTCCATTCTCCGGTCTACTATACGCTGAACCTCTGCCGGGTTCTATTCTTTCTGCAAGAGGGTGCCGTTGCTTCCAAAAAAGAAGGCGGGGAGTGGGGATCACTAAATCTGCCTTTACAATATCGCGATACCGTCCGGATGGCACTAAACGAATACGCGGGAAATCCGTCGGCTGCGAAGCCGGAAGCGGAAGCATTGACAGATTTTGCCCAGTATATGATGAATGCAATCGGCCGATTGGCCGAGCATGAGTGTTAG
- a CDS encoding putative holin-like toxin, with protein MEVKDALTLMFMFGMFILALLTYMKKK; from the coding sequence ATGGAGGTCAAAGATGCTCTCACCTTAATGTTCATGTTCGGCATGTTCATTTTGGCGCTTCTTACCTACATGAAAAAGAAATAG
- a CDS encoding ABC transporter ATP-binding protein, producing MSKFSGHTMGRMKFDDSLENPDLSKAMLLRISRYFLPYWKQTLVVLAILLATSVLGLLPPLLVQQIVDHALPGKNLRLLVFLVVGSLAATVASGLLGVFQSYLNSFISQSIVYDMKNQMYRHLQGMPLQFFSNVKQGEVITRMTSDISGIQGVFSGTIVNFASNLLMLVTTAGTLFWMNWKLALVSVFVVPLFVAPTRKMGSVRWKLAKQTQEKISEQNHIIQETLSLSGYMLMKLFTQEDRERDRFITVSAETTRLQIKESMAGRWFMMLVNTFASIGPMLIYLYGGYLFIQGEITVGAIIAFVALLGRLYAPVGQLTNLYVDIKRSVALFERIFDYFDMEPQIADAPGAVSLNGAGSGIEFRNVSFAYQPDKPALRDISFKAEPGTMTALVGPSGAGKTTITNLIPRLYNADSGSIRIGGADIASITLKSLRSSIGLVTQDTYLFNGTIRENLLYANEEATDEEILQACQAAYIHDFIKELPDGYDTVVGNRGIKLSGGEKQRISIARVLLKNPSIIIMDEATSSLDTVSEFYVQQAMAVLLKNKTSIVIAHRLSTIMSADNILVVKEGKVVEEGKHEQLLEKNGIYKDLYDKQFGKKVT from the coding sequence ATGTCAAAATTTAGCGGACACACCATGGGGAGAATGAAATTCGACGACTCGCTGGAGAACCCCGACCTTTCCAAAGCCATGCTGCTGCGGATTTCCCGCTATTTTCTCCCCTATTGGAAACAGACGCTTGTCGTGCTGGCGATTCTGCTTGCCACCTCTGTGCTTGGATTGCTGCCGCCACTGCTCGTTCAGCAAATCGTCGACCATGCGCTTCCGGGCAAGAACTTACGGCTGCTGGTCTTTCTGGTTGTCGGCTCCCTGGCCGCGACGGTTGCATCAGGCTTGCTCGGGGTGTTCCAGAGCTATTTGAATTCTTTTATTTCGCAAAGTATCGTCTATGACATGAAAAACCAGATGTACCGCCATCTTCAGGGAATGCCGCTGCAGTTCTTCTCGAATGTGAAGCAGGGCGAGGTGATTACGCGGATGACCAGCGATATTTCGGGGATTCAAGGGGTGTTCAGCGGGACGATCGTGAATTTTGCCAGCAATCTGCTGATGCTGGTCACGACGGCGGGGACACTTTTTTGGATGAACTGGAAGCTGGCCTTGGTCAGCGTGTTCGTTGTCCCCCTGTTTGTCGCGCCTACCCGCAAGATGGGCAGCGTCCGCTGGAAGCTGGCAAAACAAACGCAGGAGAAAATCTCCGAGCAAAACCATATTATCCAAGAAACGCTCAGTCTGAGCGGCTATATGCTGATGAAGCTGTTTACCCAGGAGGACCGGGAACGGGACCGCTTCATAACCGTCAGCGCGGAAACGACACGTCTGCAAATCAAGGAATCCATGGCCGGGCGCTGGTTTATGATGCTGGTGAACACATTCGCGTCCATCGGCCCCATGCTGATTTACCTGTACGGCGGCTATCTGTTTATCCAAGGAGAGATTACAGTCGGAGCCATTATCGCCTTTGTTGCGCTGCTCGGCAGACTTTATGCTCCGGTGGGGCAGCTTACGAATTTGTATGTGGACATCAAACGGTCGGTCGCCCTGTTCGAGCGCATCTTCGATTACTTCGACATGGAGCCGCAAATCGCCGACGCTCCCGGGGCCGTCTCCTTGAACGGAGCAGGTAGCGGCATCGAATTCCGGAACGTCAGCTTTGCATATCAGCCGGATAAGCCGGCGCTGCGGGATATTTCCTTCAAGGCTGAACCGGGCACAATGACCGCCCTCGTCGGTCCGAGCGGAGCGGGAAAAACGACGATTACGAACCTCATCCCCCGGCTGTATAATGCCGATTCGGGCAGCATCCGGATTGGCGGAGCGGACATCGCTTCGATAACTTTGAAGTCCTTGCGGTCCAGCATCGGGCTGGTCACGCAGGACACTTACCTGTTTAACGGAACGATCCGCGAGAATCTCCTGTATGCGAACGAAGAAGCGACCGATGAAGAGATATTGCAGGCTTGCCAAGCGGCTTACATTCACGATTTCATCAAGGAACTTCCGGATGGCTACGACACGGTTGTGGGCAATCGGGGGATCAAGCTGTCGGGCGGAGAGAAACAGCGCATTTCCATCGCAAGGGTTCTGCTGAAGAACCCGTCGATCATCATAATGGACGAAGCGACCTCTTCCCTAGACACCGTCTCGGAATTTTATGTGCAGCAGGCGATGGCGGTTCTGCTTAAGAACAAGACCAGCATCGTCATCGCCCACCGCCTGTCCACGATTATGTCGGCGGACAACATCCTTGTCGTCAAGGAAGGCAAGGTTGTCGAGGAAGGAAAGCATGAGCAGCTATTGGAGAAGAACGGGATTTACAAGGACTTATACGATAAACAGTTTGGGAAAAAAGTCACTTAA
- a CDS encoding NUDIX domain-containing protein codes for MPKPLLRAEGIICSHEFTRFLVQCDTEESFYRFPGGSIEFGETASEAIIRELIEEFDLTVSVGDLALINESIIEYDGKQRHDCTLLHWCKLNTESDLVQFKLHKECEGIKLIWKTIDELRIKPLYPEGIFEILEMKKTTERHHTIIRKTY; via the coding sequence ATGCCAAAGCCACTACTAAGAGCGGAAGGAATTATTTGTAGTCATGAATTCACAAGATTTTTAGTTCAATGTGATACAGAAGAATCCTTTTACAGATTTCCTGGTGGGAGCATCGAATTTGGTGAAACAGCAAGTGAAGCAATAATTAGAGAATTGATAGAAGAATTTGATTTAACAGTTTCAGTTGGTGACCTCGCATTAATAAATGAAAGTATTATAGAGTATGATGGAAAGCAAAGACATGACTGTACATTGCTTCATTGGTGTAAACTTAACACCGAATCAGATCTTGTACAGTTCAAATTGCATAAAGAATGTGAAGGAATAAAGTTAATATGGAAAACAATTGATGAATTACGAATCAAACCCTTATACCCTGAAGGAATATTTGAAATCTTAGAGATGAAGAAGACGACAGAACGACATCATACAATCATTAGAAAGACATATTAA